The following nucleotide sequence is from Flavobacteriales bacterium.
ATTCTCCACTTGCCCAAGCTCCTAATCCGTTTCCATCTGAGAGATCTGTCTCATGTCCAAATAAAGTTAAATCTATTGGCCCATTAAGAACCGGAAGCTCACAACCATTATCCTGCTCAATATTCGCAGTACCTGCTCTATCCGCAGTCCAAAAATTGAAAAAGTGCTCTACTCCTGCCGGCATTGTAGTATGTAACTGAAAAGACATGTATTCTCTCCAATCTCCTGCTAACTGTGCTCCTTGGTAAACATTTCCCAAAAGTGGTTGATTGATCGGTAATGCATGCTCAGCACTAGTAATTACATTCAAATCATACCATTGATCTCCACCGGGAGTACACAACGCACTGAATTGATCCGTTGATCCTAAATCCCCAGGATTTGCTGGAGCCGGCCAACCATCAATAGCTAATGGATCATTATACTCCCATATTCCACCATTACAGAAACTCATGTGCTCCATACTCCAGTTTTCTACAAGACCTGTATCCAGCACAGTCAATACACCTCCACCACAAGGACAGTCGGGATCATTTAAGTCAACAAAACCATCATTATCATCATCTATACCATTGTTGCAAATTTCCTGTCCGAAAACAGCGAAACTAAAAAACAAGCTTACGGTTAATAAGCTTAAAAATTTCTTAAGATTTGAACTCATACTAATCAAGTTATTCATTGGCCTTTACTGCCTGTTGCAATAGTTACACTTCAAGAATCAGTTTTTACCAATATTTCTTCAATTATTTTATTAAAACACCAATAAGGCTATGTAAAAAGCATGTAATGTACTGTTTGGCTTTATATTTTTTATTTAACAAGAGAGGTCTAACTTATAAAAAAAAATGCTAACCTTCTAATTTTCGAAGTACTTGTAGCTAATGAAATACTAAACTATTCATCAATAGATACATTACGTGTTTATACGGTAAGGAATACGTAGTTTTTCGGACAACCCAAATTTGCTTTTCTAGTATATAGTTGTAGTAATAAACACAACCCACAGTTATGATAGAATACAAACTACAATGGTACACCGCTATGACAAGGTCCTTAAAAGATAAAAGCACACCTATATTTATAGATCTTGATTTAGATGCCGATCCAGATGTTCTTGATGACTTACAAGTACTTGACATTATCGACTAACAAAAAAGTGTCGTTAATACCACTCCGTTTCTTGAATCACCCTATTTCAAAGACCAACCAAGAGTTATAGGCCATCTAAATATTTAGATCGGCTATATATGTACAATTACCGCCTTGCTTTCAACAATACAATCTATTAGCTTTATTGTAATTCTAATGGATGATGAAAGCCACAATTTCAATATTTTTTCTTATTTCATTTTATTGCTCTCTTAGTAGCATTGTTATTGGACAAACTGATACTCCAACTGGTATCACACCAAATGGAGATAGCACCAATGAGACGTGGCGTATACGAGATGAAAACTCCGAAGCCATTATTGAGGTGAAGATTTTTGATAGATGGGGGAAAGTATTATGGAAATCCGAAAACTATTACAATAACTGGAATGGTGTAGATCAGTCGAATAATATTCTTGAGAATGGCACTTACTATTATAGTATATCAATTGATGATACGAAATCAACTGGATGGATTAACGTAATCCGATAAAAAGAAGAGACGTGGCTAATAAAATCTTACTTCTTCTAATCCTCTCCATATTAAGCGCTCCATGTTGGTCGCAACAAACATTCTATGATGGGCGATACCTCTTTAATAAGGTGATGTACAACCCTGCCCATATTGGTAGTGAAGAAAAAATTAGAATCAGCCTAAATGTTCGACAACAATGGACCAACATCCAAAACTCTCCAGAAACAGATGGCTTTGCACTCGATTTTCCGTTGGTAAAAAAAAACAATAGACAACTTAGTATTAGTCTACAAACTGCGGTCGATAGATTGGGTGCCGAAAGAAATAATGCATACTATTTTGGATTTGGATACAAGCTGCCTCTATTTGGCGGGGAATTCTCGCTCGGCATAATTAGCGGATTGGTTAAACACCGTATAGATTGGAATAGCATTAAATATTCCGAACCCGACTTACTCACCTTTTCTTCAGAGGCAGGGATCGTCACAACAAATTTCGGGAGTCGTTTTGAATTAAATAATTTTTATGTTGATGTAGCTCTTTCTAATCTCGAACAAGCAAAAATTAAATTTAAAAACATGACGCCGATTCAATTGAGACGGCAACTCCTTTTCTCAACAGGCACAACTTTTAAGCTTAGCGAACTTTTTTCACTACAACCAGTGGCTGTTATTCGGCTCACTAAAAATTATGACTTATATCACGATTACAACTTAAATGTTGTTTTTAAAGACGATTATCAACTTGGGTTTGGCAGAAGAATAGGAAATGGATGGATGGCTTCCACGAAACTTAGACTCTCAGAAATGTTGGAATTAGGGTACTCTTATAATTCTTCGGGGCAGGATATTCGGAAACAAATAGGTAACACACATGAGGTATTTCTAAGTGTACTAATCGGAAATCGAAAGGATGAAAGTAAGACTACTGATAT
It contains:
- a CDS encoding PorP/SprF family type IX secretion system membrane protein — its product is MANKILLLLILSILSAPCWSQQTFYDGRYLFNKVMYNPAHIGSEEKIRISLNVRQQWTNIQNSPETDGFALDFPLVKKNNRQLSISLQTAVDRLGAERNNAYYFGFGYKLPLFGGEFSLGIISGLVKHRIDWNSIKYSEPDLLTFSSEAGIVTTNFGSRFELNNFYVDVALSNLEQAKIKFKNMTPIQLRRQLLFSTGTTFKLSELFSLQPVAVIRLTKNYDLYHDYNLNVVFKDDYQLGFGRRIGNGWMASTKLRLSEMLELGYSYNSSGQDIRKQIGNTHEVFLSVLIGNRKDESKTTDIISNESNPKLHLLNDKGETIGAAEKDESGYFTFSEIPGIGNLYYRLEETDTIKLDSIPIKFIDKSNKEITIIASNIQKQTFQQKKLLTDKTRLFMLDSNNAVIAEAFINSDNQFEYITDSILSSQKLVFKLEDGTVLDDQKQFDVLLKDKTGQKEIFIVLLNKDGFFIRKE
- a CDS encoding gliding motility-associated C-terminal domain-containing protein; this encodes MMKATISIFFLISFYCSLSSIVIGQTDTPTGITPNGDSTNETWRIRDENSEAIIEVKIFDRWGKVLWKSENYYNNWNGVDQSNNILENGTYYYSISIDDTKSTGWINVIR